The Miscanthus floridulus cultivar M001 unplaced genomic scaffold, ASM1932011v1 fs_686_1_2, whole genome shotgun sequence genome contains a region encoding:
- the LOC136532674 gene encoding vacuole membrane protein KMS2-like, with the protein MGPTVGAGEDKAMSELREKHRVDLERLTITSRPFKTLAFFGLAIAQSLERTCSSVLKKGSRLKILMLLVAATWVLLLFTDGLHEKLG; encoded by the exons ATGGGGCCTACGGTCGGCGCTGGCGAGGACAAGGCCATGTCAG AGCTCCGGGAAAAACATCGTGTGGACCTGGAGAGGCTAACAATTACATCACGACCGTTCAAGACATTGGCATTCTTTGGGTTAGCCATTGCTCAGAGTTTGGAAAGAACGTGTTCATCTGTTCTGAAAAAAGGTTCTCGGTTAAAAATCTTAATGCTTTTGGTTGCTGCTACTTGGGTTCTGCTCTTGTTCACTGATGGCCTGCATGAAAAG CTTGGATAA
- the LOC136532671 gene encoding fatty-acid-binding protein 1-like isoform X1, whose protein sequence is MVIRNSINNGVPEGVTLLEFEGANQEEEPEVQEADEAVAAEELPECPDHQPSSFLKVEGEEVGSIQSKLLCQSLLDLYIGDDPFDKNAKDDIHQNIASILKS, encoded by the exons atggttataaggaattctatcaacaatg gtgtgccggagggagtgacgttgctggagttcgagggagccaaccaggaggaggaacccgaggtgcaggaagccgacgaagcagtcgccgcggaggaattgcccgagtgccctgaccaccagccttcctcattcctgaaag TTGAAGGCGAGGAAGTGGGGAGCATTCAGAGCAAGCTCTTGTGCCAGTCTCTATTAGATCTTTATATTGGAGATGACCCCTTTGACAAAAATGCAAAAGATGACATCCATCAAAATATAGCTAGCATTCTTAAAAGTTAA
- the LOC136532671 gene encoding uncharacterized protein isoform X2, with protein sequence MVIRNSINNGVPEGVTLLEFEGANQEEEPEVQEADEAVAAEELPECPDHQPSSFLKDDLLYQGFCKYCLHPAGDED encoded by the exons atggttataaggaattctatcaacaatg gtgtgccggagggagtgacgttgctggagttcgagggagccaaccaggaggaggaacccgaggtgcaggaagccgacgaagcagtcgccgcggaggaattgcccgagtgccctgaccaccagccttcctcattcctgaaag atgaccttctatatcagggattctgcaagtattgtctccacccggcgggtgatgaggactag